The Flexistipes sp. DNA segment ATGTAAATGTTTATTGTTCAGATAATTTATCTGCTGCTGTTTTTGCTGGCAATACTTCAGATTATAACATCAACAGTTATAACCAGACAGGTATTTTCTCCTTTTCTGATAATAATTCGTGTTCTTTTTACCTGGTAGAGGTGAATGGAGGCAGCGATATTGATCCCAACGATGACGGAATTGTAAACACTACTGATATTATTAAAAACAGTGGAAAGATTCGGGCTTTCTTAACGGAAAGCTCTTTTACTGGCAACATCACTGTTAATGTTTTAACAGAGATAGCTTACAGACTTCTGCAAAGCAGGCTGGATATAGGGTATCTCAGCGTAAATGATTTAATAAGAGATTTAAACATAATTTCCGAAAAATTACTAAGCAGTGATATCACGGGTGATGATGTGATAAATTCGGATGACCTTCTTCACTTTGACCCTTTGGAACATAACATTTATTTTAAACATGCAGAGCCGGGTAAAAGCTACGAAGATTTACTCCCCGATGATAATACCAGTTCTTTGACCTTTATAGAATCTATATACGAAAATGTTCGTTTTAATTTAGATGATATTACCGGGAAAAATATCTCTGATGATTTATCTAACATTTATTACAAGGATGAAGACGGTGACGGTTACAGTGATAGAGACAATGCTGTAGTAAGTTACGAGAAACCTCCCGGATATTCTTCAATACCGCCGCCTATTATTGTTACCACGACAGAAGATACAATAAATCCTTCCGATAACAAAATTTCACTTCGTGAAGCTGTAAACAATGCTTACAGTAATCAGCCTGTTATTTTTGACCAGGCTTTGGACGGTGAAGTAATTTATCTGAATAAAATTGCAGATAATCATACCATATTAAAAGGTGAAGTTATGGGGATGAGAATGGAGCCGAGCGGGCCGGTATCATATCTCGAAGGGTATTTTGACCGGGATTACGGTAAATCTGCGCTGTATGCCCGAAAAAATCTAATTCTGGATGCATCAGATCTTACAAATGGAATAACACTTAAATGGGATGGAGTTTCTGATAATAAATATGCAAGAGTACTGGCAGTATATGGTGATCTTGTTTTGAAAAATGTGTCCATTACCGGCGGTAATAATAAAGCCGAAAAGCTGGATTCGAAAAGTCAGCCATGGACATTGTCCCGGGGCTGCGGTGTGGCAGTTTGGGGAACGGCGAAAATAATCGGCAGTAAGATATACCATAACAGTTGTCTGGGGGATTTTGACCAGGCAAGAGACAGGGGTGCCTTTGGCGGAGGAGTATATGCAAATATCGTTAAGATAGAAGACTCGGTTATCAGCGGTAATGAGGTTGTTGGTGTCGGAGCAGCCGGAGGTGGAGTTTATTCTGTCGGAGGCATAGATCCGTATTCCGATAATTCAATAATTAAAAGGTCAAGTATCTCCGGTAATCTTATTCAGGGGATGTTTGCTTACGGTGGTGGAATATATTCAGACGGCGGCAGTATAGGTAATCAGAAAAAAATTACAGTGGTTAATTCAACTGTAACGCAGAATCTCGCCGAGCCTTATCCATACCTTCCACCCTTTCTCCTGGATATGGGTTATTGGCGTGGCGGCGGCATTTACATGTCAAACGGCTATATGGAAATAAAAAGCTCCACAATTGTGAATAATGAAGTAGGTGGGAAACTTAGAATAGATGATTTGAATAAACCGAATATAGGCGGCGGCGGTATTGCAGCTACCATAGGAAACGCTCACGCTGTGGAAGATATGAAGATAAGCCAGTCTATAGTTGCCGGAAATAAACTGCATTATGATAACGGTACAATAAAAGCCGAAGACATTTTCACCGGCTCATTGCTGTCTTTTATTTCCGGTGGCTACAACTTGTTTGGTAAAGTTAATTTTGATCATATTTTAGTGCCTGTAGGAGAGTACTTGTGGAGATCTTTGATCAGAATACATTATCCGAAAGTGGGAGATGTAAACAGTGTTGATATGAGTCAGGTGCTTAATCTGACAACAGGTATTGAAGAATCTTCTATAATCAACTCAAAAGGTGTTGATGCAGGTGGGCCTGTGATACTTTATTACCGGCCCGCCGGTAATGCCCTGGATAAAATTCCTGACACTTATTCGGTGAATTATGTAGAAGGTCAATATAATTTGTCGGGCAGCACTGCAGACAGCGATTTCTTACGTATATTTTTAGACAGGCTGGAAAATTATCTGCAAGTAGATAACTTAACCAATAATTTTATAACTTCTTTTGAGGATTTTCTTTTGAATTACGATATAGACCCTGATACTTCAGGAATTCAGCATTATACAGATCCTGACAATAATTCCATTACTTCTTTGGATAATGTGAATTTCTATGGTCCTGCAGAAACCTGGCCTTCCAATCTTAGTAATTATCCTTATATTTTATTTTGGCAGAAACTTCGCGAATATATGCATGATAATTACAGCTTGAGTTATGATGAAAGTATTCTGAACGGAAATATCTGGGATAGCTTGTTTTCAACGGGATATTTAAACGAAAATTCAAATATTTATATGGATATTCTGACAAATACCTTGAACAATAGCATTTCTGTTTATGACCAGCTTGGTTTTGAGAGGCCTGCAAATTTGCAATCTGATATAGGTGCATTGGAGATAAATTAAAATAATCACTTTGAGAACTTTGGATAATTCAGTAAGTGCGGCTTCAGACGGGCAAAGTTTATTTTGCAAAACTATCATTGTAAGCACATTTGCATATTTGTTTACCATATAGCTTCATATGGTAAAGATTTACACCCGAGCACTTAAACTTTAAGTGCTCAGTGGAGTGGAGAAACCTTAAAGTGAAACTTTTGAATAATGTATACTTATAAATTTTACCACCCCTTAATCCCCTCCTAACTCTTTGATAGGAGGGGAGATAAAGCTCCTCCCCTAAATTAGGGGAGGTTGGGTGGGGTATGATATTAAGTTGTTTGACGATAGAGACCTCTCCGCTTCGGTCGAGGTGACAGTTTTTTGCATAGCATCAGCTATGATCGGATAAATAGAATGTTAAACATATTTACCAGTCTTTCAGATTGGTGTTAGCCGTAGGCATATTTGCAAAATTTGAGATAATAAGTTAAATTTAAAAAAAATTGAAAAATATTGGACATAATTTTTTTTAAGATGGTATAATATAAATAAATATCCAATTAGTATGTGACATTTATTCCTGAAAATTAAATAGGGAGGAAGGAAACATGCAGCCGTAAAGGTGTGCATGTATATATATTAAGTTACAGTAACTTATAAAAACAGGGGGAAGAAAATGAAACGTAGATTTTATCGAAAATCGGTAATGTTTTTGGGAGTGCTTTTGTTTGTATTTTTATCGGGTACAGCTCTTGCTGTCGACTACGGGGATAACATTACGGGTATATCAGGATTGTATACTAATTCTGATAATATCACCGCATCGGAAATTGTTGGCGATAATGAAAGCGCTAAAGCCTACGGTGTGTATGGGCTTAACGTGGACAATTTGTCTTTCCATAATACTACCAGCGGCAGTATAAGTGCTCACAGCAGTATCGGAAATGTAACAGATGGTAACAATTATTCCTCTGTTGCTACCGGTGTTTATCTTAGGGATAATGTTACACAGTTTAATAATGAGGGAGTTATATCTGCTGTTTCAGAGGCTGGAAGTTCTATCGACGGCTACTTAACTTCATCTGCCACAGGTGTTTTCAGTGATGCTGATATGAATAGTTTCAGCAACTCAGGAGATATTATTGTTAATGCAAATATTGGGAATAACAATGACAATAATTCAAATAATTATATTGATATTGAGGGAGTATCGGGGATATATATGACCGGTAGTGTTGATAATTTTTTGAACAGCGGCAATATTTCCGTTTCTGCTGAAGGCGGGAATGGAATAGGAAACCTGGATTCTTACTCCGATGTTTATATTGATAATGTTATAGGTGTAGAGTTAGGTTCATTGATAGAAAGCTTCAATAATACCGGAACAATATCGGTAGATGCAAAATTGGGGTTTAATGAAGGATATTACACATATAATGGGATAGAAAATGTTTACGGTATTAATGCTGGTTTTGTCAATGCTGACTTTAGTAACACAGGAGTAATAGATGTTAATGTTCAAACCGGTGATGCCAACAGTTTTGATGATGGACTGTCGTATATTGATGTTGTTTACGGAGTTAATTTAAATGGTGCAGTTGAGTCATTTACCAACTCCGGACAAATATCAGTCAGCGCTTTGACCGGGAATGCTAATGGTTACGATAATAGCGATTCATACATTTATGATGCTAATGGAGTATACTTAAGTTTTGTGGAGAGTTTTGAAAATTCCGGCTTTATAGATGTTAATGCTCAATCCGGTGATGCCAATGATAATTACACTGAATCTTATATTGAGTATGTTCGCGGTATATTTGTTGATAGTTTAAATGATTCATTTACCAACTCCGGACAAATATCAGTCAGCGCTTTAACCGGAGATGTTAATGGCTATAATTCTTATGCATATGTTGACGAAGTTGTTGGAGTTTCTTCTTATTTTAATGAGGGCGATTTCAGTAATGAAGGTTTGATTGATGTTAATGTTCAAACCGGTAATGCTGACAATATTTCATCCGGTTCTTTCATAAGTTATGTGTCAGGAGCCTCTGTTAATGGTGTTAATGACTTTCAAAATTCAGGAGATATTACTGTTAGTGCTGAAACAGGCAGTGCAAATGATAATGAAACTAACGTCAGTATAGACACTGTTTCCGGAGCATCAGTATATGGTGATGTGAATAATTTTAATAACTCAGGTAGTGTTATAGTAAGTACCACTACCGGTGATGCTAATGGCTATTCTTCGAATGCTGAATCGTACAACATTAAAGGAACTTTGCTTTCGGGCAATGTTGGTGATTTTAACAATTCGGGAAATATAGTGGTTGAAAATATTGTGGGGAATGCAAACGGTGACAGCAGTACAGTTAGAACATCTGATGTATTTGCTTTAGATAAAAACGATATTAATGCAGGAACTTATGGAGCTTATATTGGAAATGATTTTGATGTGAACAGTTTTGTCAACTCCGGCAATATAGAGGCTTCTGTAAAAGCAGGTGGCGCTATTGGTGATTATTCTGAAATTTACGCAGGTCATGTGCTGGGAGTTGATATAGGAAGCACTTCAGAGGTATTTTACACAGATTCAATTCCTTCAAATATCCCTCAATTACAGGGAACTGTACAACAAGTTCCATCATCTGGTTTACATGTCGGCTCATTTGAAAACAGCGGCACCATTTCCGCTTCTGCTGAAGCTGGAGATGCAGCCGGACAGGAATCTTGGGTAAGTGTTTTTACGGCAAATTCAGTTTGGATTGATTACAGCAAAGTGTTCAATTTCACAAATAAAGGGACCATGATTTCTCAGGGCTCAGCAGGCAGTGCAACAGGAATAGACTCAATAGTAGGTTTGTCTGATTTTGGTATGGGTTTTCTCGGTGAAGTGGGTAATTTTACAAATGAGGGAAGTATTGTCACAGAAGTATCAGCTGGTAACGCAACAGGAGAAGGTTCAGCTGTTTTAGTAGGTTCATCTGGAATGAAAGTAGGGGGTGCCTCAATAGATGAGGTTTCGTTGAAGGTGTCAAGAACATACTTCCCATATTTTCCTGTGTATGGAGTGCTTTTTGGCAATACATTATACAATTTTGAAAATTCGGGGACAGTTGCTGTTTCTGCCGAGGCAGGCAGCGCTATGGATAATAATTCCCGTGTGGGTGTCTCTGGGGTTTTAGGAGTCCTGGCAGGTATGAATCCGGAAACCGGAGGTGTTGGTAATTTTGTTAATGATGGTGACATTACGGTTGATGCAAGAACCGGCGATGCTTCCGGCTACGATAGCGATATAAGTATTTTTCAAACAGCCGGAGTTGGTGTGGCCTCCTATATGGATAATTTTACAAATACCGGTACTATTTCAGTAAATACTGAAGCGGGGGACGCTTCAGGAATTGAATCAGGAGTTGACCTTGGTGGGTTAACGGGGATTTTAGTAGGCTCCGGATATTACGGCGGCCTTGGGAATTTTATAAATGAAGGTTTAATTTCCGTCAGTTCACTGGGTGGCAATGCTGCTGCAGATAACACTTCTGTTGGAATTGAAGGTGTTACCGGTGCGAATTTTGATGCCTATTCGGACATGGTAAATAATTTTGAAAATACGGGTGATATTTCAGTAGACACTAAACTAGGTAATGCTGCAGGTAACAATACAGATGTGGATATTTGGGATGTTGCGGGTACAAGTTTTGATGCAAAGGTGGATAACTTTACAAATACCGGCACTATTTCTGTTAACGCTGAAACCGGTGAAGCTTCAGGGGATAATTCTGATATTGATATAGCTAATATAATAGGAGTTATGACAAGATACAGGTCAGTAAGAGCATTTATGGATGTAACGCCGGGTAGTGATAGTGGTGTTAATAACTTTACTAACTCAGGAAATATTAATGTTGTAGCTAAAAGTGGAGGTGCGCTTGGCTATGACACTACAGCCGAAATAGAAAGTATATTTGGAGGAGAATTTAATTCCTCCGTTGATAACCTTACAAACTCAGGGGAAATATCTGTAGTAGCCTCAGCAGGTGACGCTGCGGGAGATAATTCAACAGTTAATATTTCCGGTGTAGGTGGTTTGAGTTTTGAAACAGGAGTAAAAAATGCTGAAAATACAGGCTCTGTTTTGACAAGTGTAAGAGCCGGCGATGCATCAGGTGACAATTCGACTATTAATATTGAAGGAATAACTGGAATATATTTAGGCGGAGATTCTGAGTTTGTGAACAACGGACACATTGGAGTTTCAGTTACCGGTGGTAAAGGTTCAAATATAAATCAGGTTGCAGGAATGGTAGCCGCTGATACAGATAACACCACTATCGAAAATAACGGCTTGATTTCTGTAAAAATTGATGCAGAGCAGGCAGACTCTGTAGACAATGTTTCCGGCATTTATGTTGTACGCGCGCCCGGAGACACTGTTAACATATCCAATACCGGTATGATAAACCTGTGGAGCAGCGCTCCTGAGGCTGATTCAGATATTCGTACACTGAGAATCGGAGAAGACTCATCCGTAAGACTGCAGGATAAATTTGCAATTACTTTCGGTCAGATGGGTGTGGATGAAAGACCTATTTACATGGATAATAACTCAACACTCGATTTGAATGATGCCGGGCTTATAGCAAGAACCGGAACGGATTTAAGCTTCAACAGTCCATATTATCTCATTGAGAATGATAATGGTACGGTTTCGGGAGAATTCGGTAAACTATATAAAGGGTTTACCAATCCTGAAATAGGTGTTTCATGGTATGGCAGTGACAGGGGAGAGAATTCCGGCGTTGTTTTTGACTATAATCCACAAAATTCAACTCCTTCCCTTGGTGTTACAAACACTGGAATAATAGCAGATTCGATATTTGACAGGATACTCTCAGGCAGTTCATTTTCCGGCGGATTGTTTGCATCCGGTACCAAAGTGTATTATGCACAGGCCGAACAAAACGACAATACAGCAACTGATGCAGGCTCGTCACTGGGATATTTAAGTGGCAATGAGGCTGGTCCTCAGGAAAATAAAGATGCTGTCTATCTTTATCCTTTCTATGAGAGTTTGCAAGGTGATGATTTAGCTTATGATAGTACCGCAACAGGTTTAGTTTTGGGATATGAGAAGGGAATCGGAGACAGACTGCGTTTTGGAGTTTTCGGCGGCTATGCAAAAGGAAATCTTGATTTTGATATTCAGGGATCCGATGAAGAAGATCAGACATTCTATTCTCTGGGTATTAATCTCGACAGACTGGCAGGATACGGTTCTCCCTGGTATTTTGGTCTGAAAGCTATGGCATACCGGACAAATCACGACTATACAGGGTATACCGGACCAAGTTATCAGTTAACAGAAGACGCAGACTATGACAGTAACGGTCTTAAAGGTAGGTTAACTGTAGGTTACCGAATTGCTGGCAGCGATTGGGAAATTATGCCTAATGTTGGTGCTGAAATGACACGCTGGGAACTTGACAGTTTTACAACAGATGCATCAGATTCAGCCTGGGATAAGAAATACAGCAGTGAGAGCAACTCTTATACAACACTGATGGCGGGAATTTCCGGTGAAAAGAACTGGAGAACATCATCCAATAACAGACTTTACTTGGGAGCGCTGGTAAGACTGGAGCAGGTAGCCGGTGATAATGATATATCGGTTGATCAGGAGCTGGCTAACTTGAATTCCGGAAAAGTGGAAGTTGAGCAGGATATAAGTGATTTCTCCATTGTTGGTAAAGCAGAGCTTGGTATAGAAATTGGAAAACGTTACTCTTTTAGTTTGGTACCGGGAATAAAAATGAACTCTGACTATAAATCTTATTCCGGTCAGGCTGTATTTCGTTTGAAATTTTAAACTGACTAACGGAGTTTTGAATAGGTACCCCACCTTACTTTCCCTAAATCAGGGGGTAAGGTGGAAAATTTATAATGATTCAAAACTTTTGCTAATGCAAATAATTAAGTCCCCGGCCAGACCGGGGACTTTTTTTGTTTCTTTAACTATGTGACTTGATTAAAAATGTTATAAATTGTACAATTTCCTCATTGTTTGAGTCATATTTTGCTTCATCAAAAGGTAAGATTCTTATGTCAAAAAATTTGAAAATAGATCCTCTCACCCGCATTGAGGGGCATCTGAAAATCAGTGTGGAAGAGGAAGCCGGTACAGTCAAAGATGCGAAAGTTCATGGCGAAATGTACCGCGGTTTTGAAAAAATTCTCCATGGAAGGCACCCGTTTGATGCTGCGAGGATTACCCAGAGGGTATGCGGTATATGCCATGAGGTGCACGGGGTTGCTTCGGTAAAAGCTATTGAAAATTTGTACAAAGTGGATGTTCCTTTTAACGGTCTGATTCTCAGGGATTTGATTCTGGGCTTGCACGTTATCACCGATCACATCATTCATTTTTATAATCTGTGTCTTCCTGACTATGTTGATTTTAATGTTATCAGTGAGTATTCGGGATCGGACAGAAATCTTCTTAAAATAAAAGAGCTGATAACCCGCCCTTCCAACCCTTTTTTAAAAAGGAAAGAGAATGCAAAGCTCATCCGGA contains these protein-coding regions:
- a CDS encoding CSLREA domain-containing protein: MKKLSYFIAVFLLLFLYSCGGSGGESSDSTNIQPEAPAASAVQVTGRAILGPLSNANVNVYCSDNLSAAVFAGNTSDYNINSYNQTGIFSFSDNNSCSFYLVEVNGGSDIDPNDDGIVNTTDIIKNSGKIRAFLTESSFTGNITVNVLTEIAYRLLQSRLDIGYLSVNDLIRDLNIISEKLLSSDITGDDVINSDDLLHFDPLEHNIYFKHAEPGKSYEDLLPDDNTSSLTFIESIYENVRFNLDDITGKNISDDLSNIYYKDEDGDGYSDRDNAVVSYEKPPGYSSIPPPIIVTTTEDTINPSDNKISLREAVNNAYSNQPVIFDQALDGEVIYLNKIADNHTILKGEVMGMRMEPSGPVSYLEGYFDRDYGKSALYARKNLILDASDLTNGITLKWDGVSDNKYARVLAVYGDLVLKNVSITGGNNKAEKLDSKSQPWTLSRGCGVAVWGTAKIIGSKIYHNSCLGDFDQARDRGAFGGGVYANIVKIEDSVISGNEVVGVGAAGGGVYSVGGIDPYSDNSIIKRSSISGNLIQGMFAYGGGIYSDGGSIGNQKKITVVNSTVTQNLAEPYPYLPPFLLDMGYWRGGGIYMSNGYMEIKSSTIVNNEVGGKLRIDDLNKPNIGGGGIAATIGNAHAVEDMKISQSIVAGNKLHYDNGTIKAEDIFTGSLLSFISGGYNLFGKVNFDHILVPVGEYLWRSLIRIHYPKVGDVNSVDMSQVLNLTTGIEESSIINSKGVDAGGPVILYYRPAGNALDKIPDTYSVNYVEGQYNLSGSTADSDFLRIFLDRLENYLQVDNLTNNFITSFEDFLLNYDIDPDTSGIQHYTDPDNNSITSLDNVNFYGPAETWPSNLSNYPYILFWQKLREYMHDNYSLSYDESILNGNIWDSLFSTGYLNENSNIYMDILTNTLNNSISVYDQLGFERPANLQSDIGALEIN
- a CDS encoding autotransporter outer membrane beta-barrel domain-containing protein, whose translation is MKRRFYRKSVMFLGVLLFVFLSGTALAVDYGDNITGISGLYTNSDNITASEIVGDNESAKAYGVYGLNVDNLSFHNTTSGSISAHSSIGNVTDGNNYSSVATGVYLRDNVTQFNNEGVISAVSEAGSSIDGYLTSSATGVFSDADMNSFSNSGDIIVNANIGNNNDNNSNNYIDIEGVSGIYMTGSVDNFLNSGNISVSAEGGNGIGNLDSYSDVYIDNVIGVELGSLIESFNNTGTISVDAKLGFNEGYYTYNGIENVYGINAGFVNADFSNTGVIDVNVQTGDANSFDDGLSYIDVVYGVNLNGAVESFTNSGQISVSALTGNANGYDNSDSYIYDANGVYLSFVESFENSGFIDVNAQSGDANDNYTESYIEYVRGIFVDSLNDSFTNSGQISVSALTGDVNGYNSYAYVDEVVGVSSYFNEGDFSNEGLIDVNVQTGNADNISSGSFISYVSGASVNGVNDFQNSGDITVSAETGSANDNETNVSIDTVSGASVYGDVNNFNNSGSVIVSTTTGDANGYSSNAESYNIKGTLLSGNVGDFNNSGNIVVENIVGNANGDSSTVRTSDVFALDKNDINAGTYGAYIGNDFDVNSFVNSGNIEASVKAGGAIGDYSEIYAGHVLGVDIGSTSEVFYTDSIPSNIPQLQGTVQQVPSSGLHVGSFENSGTISASAEAGDAAGQESWVSVFTANSVWIDYSKVFNFTNKGTMISQGSAGSATGIDSIVGLSDFGMGFLGEVGNFTNEGSIVTEVSAGNATGEGSAVLVGSSGMKVGGASIDEVSLKVSRTYFPYFPVYGVLFGNTLYNFENSGTVAVSAEAGSAMDNNSRVGVSGVLGVLAGMNPETGGVGNFVNDGDITVDARTGDASGYDSDISIFQTAGVGVASYMDNFTNTGTISVNTEAGDASGIESGVDLGGLTGILVGSGYYGGLGNFINEGLISVSSLGGNAAADNTSVGIEGVTGANFDAYSDMVNNFENTGDISVDTKLGNAAGNNTDVDIWDVAGTSFDAKVDNFTNTGTISVNAETGEASGDNSDIDIANIIGVMTRYRSVRAFMDVTPGSDSGVNNFTNSGNINVVAKSGGALGYDTTAEIESIFGGEFNSSVDNLTNSGEISVVASAGDAAGDNSTVNISGVGGLSFETGVKNAENTGSVLTSVRAGDASGDNSTINIEGITGIYLGGDSEFVNNGHIGVSVTGGKGSNINQVAGMVAADTDNTTIENNGLISVKIDAEQADSVDNVSGIYVVRAPGDTVNISNTGMINLWSSAPEADSDIRTLRIGEDSSVRLQDKFAITFGQMGVDERPIYMDNNSTLDLNDAGLIARTGTDLSFNSPYYLIENDNGTVSGEFGKLYKGFTNPEIGVSWYGSDRGENSGVVFDYNPQNSTPSLGVTNTGIIADSIFDRILSGSSFSGGLFASGTKVYYAQAEQNDNTATDAGSSLGYLSGNEAGPQENKDAVYLYPFYESLQGDDLAYDSTATGLVLGYEKGIGDRLRFGVFGGYAKGNLDFDIQGSDEEDQTFYSLGINLDRLAGYGSPWYFGLKAMAYRTNHDYTGYTGPSYQLTEDADYDSNGLKGRLTVGYRIAGSDWEIMPNVGAEMTRWELDSFTTDASDSAWDKKYSSESNSYTTLMAGISGEKNWRTSSNNRLYLGALVRLEQVAGDNDISVDQELANLNSGKVEVEQDISDFSIVGKAELGIEIGKRYSFSLVPGIKMNSDYKSYSGQAVFRLKF